A window from Sinorhizobium mexicanum encodes these proteins:
- a CDS encoding acyltransferase family protein, whose translation MGNSHWFVRGFASRQPSRAAKLAALRLPALTLLLVIPVAPVGSQHPGVDAALVGLGTLILLLAPSRNNVAVRGMARIGDISYSLYLIHWPVLVYVRAVWLAEPPALAIYAAVAFSFVASLALHRFVEEPFRQGLVMSRRRMASGLLAVSVYSRLRTLSRNCRNPK comes from the coding sequence TTGGGAAATAGCCATTGGTTCGTTCGGGGCTTTGCTTCCCGGCAGCCCTCGCGTGCTGCCAAGCTTGCGGCGCTGCGCCTCCCGGCGCTCACGCTTCTCCTTGTTATTCCCGTTGCCCCTGTTGGCTCCCAGCACCCTGGCGTGGATGCAGCTTTGGTTGGTTTGGGAACCCTGATCCTCCTGCTTGCACCCAGCAGGAATAATGTGGCAGTTCGAGGCATGGCGAGGATTGGGGACATCTCGTACTCGCTCTATCTGATCCATTGGCCCGTGCTCGTCTATGTGAGGGCTGTTTGGCTGGCAGAGCCGCCTGCGCTTGCGATCTATGCGGCAGTTGCTTTCTCTTTTGTTGCGAGCTTAGCTCTTCACCGTTTCGTGGAGGAGCCGTTTCGGCAGGGGCTCGTCATGTCTCGCAGGAGGATGGCCTCAGGCCTGCTCGCCGTATCGGTTTATTCTCGGCTTCGCACCCTCAGTCGCAATTGCCGAAACCCAAAGTAA
- a CDS encoding omptin family outer membrane protease — MVDTDWLSPGHDDWSDRSTHPNTDHYVAGAIELDRIIYSNETSSITIGAGLRYTDIQWTAYGGSGTHSSEDGFRDQPVVWADRELETAIGKRFRLASSA, encoded by the coding sequence ATGGTCGACACCGACTGGCTGAGTCCTGGGCACGATGACTGGAGCGATCGCTCAACCCACCCCAACACCGATCATTATGTCGCCGGAGCAATCGAATTGGATCGGATCATCTACAGCAATGAGACCAGCAGTATCACGATCGGCGCCGGTTTGCGCTACACTGACATTCAGTGGACAGCCTATGGCGGATCGGGCACCCATTCGAGCGAGGATGGCTTCCGCGATCAGCCCGTTGTATGGGCAGACCGGGAATTAGAAACAGCTATCGGCAAAAGGTTCCGGTTAGCTTCATCGGCCTGA
- a CDS encoding DUF6088 family protein yields the protein MRRARARGRGGVFTPSDFLDVAERAAVDQALSRLVKAGKLRRLARGLYDFPKVHPQLGPLSPTPDDVAQALARETGSHVQIAGARAANALGLSTQVPAKSIYLTDGPSRRVVLGKRVVDLRHASPKHLIAPGSAAGTVVQALRHVGAVRARDVAQIAARRLSVSDKKKLASTAVQAPAWMRPTLVSIANAASGEIDG from the coding sequence ATGAGGCGCGCCCGTGCACGCGGGCGTGGTGGGGTTTTCACGCCTAGCGACTTCCTGGATGTGGCTGAACGCGCGGCGGTCGACCAGGCGCTCTCCCGACTGGTCAAGGCTGGAAAGCTTCGGCGCCTAGCGCGAGGCCTGTACGACTTCCCGAAGGTCCATCCGCAACTTGGTCCCCTTTCGCCGACTCCCGACGATGTCGCGCAAGCATTGGCGCGGGAGACTGGATCCCATGTGCAGATCGCGGGTGCGCGTGCAGCGAACGCGCTCGGTCTTTCCACTCAGGTTCCGGCAAAGAGCATCTATCTGACCGATGGCCCCTCCCGCCGTGTCGTACTGGGCAAGCGCGTGGTCGATCTGCGTCACGCCTCGCCCAAGCATCTGATCGCTCCGGGTAGCGCGGCCGGCACAGTCGTACAGGCCCTTCGTCACGTGGGGGCGGTACGTGCCCGCGACGTTGCGCAGATCGCGGCCCGTCGTCTTTCGGTCAGCGACAAGAAGAAGCTCGCATCGACTGCGGTCCAAGCTCCCGCCTGGATGCGGCCGACGCTTGTTTCGATCGCCAATGCGGCGTCGGGTGAGATCGATGGATAA
- a CDS encoding acyltransferase family protein, producing MPREFRTDIQALRGLAVLLVVVYHARVEPFAAGYLGVDIFFVISGFLITGLIKTQLEQSRFSFWEFYYQRAKRLLRAAYVVIALTTIAAPFFLSDVGLREFRTQVLGALTFTAGIVFLVSVGLFWRSRRNEAPSAFLVARCRRTVLSAASCFLGFDSQEMVAHGS from the coding sequence ATGCCGAGAGAATTTCGAACTGATATCCAGGCATTGCGAGGTCTGGCTGTACTGCTGGTTGTCGTTTATCATGCCCGTGTCGAGCCGTTTGCAGCGGGTTATCTTGGCGTTGATATTTTTTTTGTGATTTCGGGCTTCCTGATCACAGGTCTCATCAAGACGCAGCTTGAGCAATCACGCTTCAGCTTTTGGGAATTCTATTATCAACGTGCGAAACGTCTGTTGCGGGCGGCCTATGTCGTCATTGCGCTCACAACGATCGCTGCGCCCTTCTTTCTGTCAGACGTCGGCCTGCGGGAGTTTCGTACTCAGGTCCTCGGGGCGCTTACATTTACAGCCGGTATCGTTTTTTTGGTTTCAGTCGGACTATTTTGGCGGAGCCGCCGAAACGAAGCCCCTTCTGCATTTCTGGTCGCTCGCTGTCGAAGAACAGTATTATCTGCTGCTTCCTGCTTTCTTGGCTTTGACTCCCAAGAGATGGTGGCTCACGGGAGTTAG
- a CDS encoding SGNH hydrolase domain-containing protein, producing the protein MSTVVISSPFATAVSKDFMLLKRSNDTFAEVEASVDGAAEGIKSLVEAVRALGKRVVVVAPPPVASFDIADCLERKARGGVMLGRYSDCKIHVSDYRRMRSRTLEFLNQVASKADVEVVSYHDFLCDDITCKTEIDGKFLYRDSGHLSYEGSEIIARKTKLAEKLIRAAR; encoded by the coding sequence GTGAGCACCGTCGTCATTTCAAGCCCATTTGCCACCGCCGTATCGAAGGACTTTATGCTGCTCAAAAGGAGTAATGATACTTTCGCGGAGGTTGAAGCTTCGGTAGATGGAGCCGCCGAGGGTATCAAGTCTCTCGTCGAAGCTGTTCGCGCCCTGGGCAAGCGAGTGGTCGTTGTTGCTCCTCCGCCAGTCGCAAGTTTCGATATCGCCGATTGCCTTGAGCGAAAGGCAAGGGGAGGTGTTATGCTCGGGCGCTACAGTGATTGTAAGATACATGTCAGCGATTATCGCCGGATGCGATCGCGCACGCTCGAGTTCTTGAATCAAGTGGCCTCGAAGGCTGACGTAGAGGTTGTCTCTTACCACGACTTTCTCTGCGACGACATCACATGCAAGACCGAGATCGACGGCAAATTCCTTTATCGAGACAGCGGTCATCTTTCCTATGAAGGTTCCGAGATCATCGCTCGAAAGACGAAACTTGCTGAGAAGCTCATCAGGGCTGCTCGGTAG